A genomic segment from Roseibium algicola encodes:
- a CDS encoding dicarboxylate/amino acid:cation symporter: MEIQKRGMLGFWFRAMLWKQIAMALVVGSATGIALNMTGHIEIATSIKYAGSFFISAIKMLVVPIVFVSLVCGMTSISDVGRMGFIGLKAMTFYIATTAIAISIGLFLGIVFEPGASINLVADQTVEVREAPPFLEVLLGVIPTNPIAAAADGNILQIIFFAIIFGLAVTLAGPVARPIREFFEALNAVILKLAEVVISFAPYGVFALMTWVTGTYGLDLLLPLGTLIVAVYLGCFLHGLIVYGGLVSFVAKLSPVRFFQGVFEPMIVAFTSTSSSGTLPVTISAVDKNLGVSRSVSSFTLPLGATINMDGTALYQGVTALFIAQAYGVELNVTDYLTIVLTATLASIGSAGVPGGGLVMLSLVLTSVGLPLEGVAIIAGVDRILDMARTALNVTGDCACTLLVAKSEGEVDLSAYDTPHVLKAASVRTN; this comes from the coding sequence ATGGAAATACAAAAGCGAGGAATGCTCGGATTTTGGTTTAGAGCGATGTTGTGGAAACAAATTGCAATGGCACTTGTCGTAGGATCTGCAACCGGCATCGCTCTGAATATGACTGGTCATATTGAAATCGCGACATCCATCAAATACGCAGGCTCGTTTTTCATTTCAGCGATCAAGATGCTTGTTGTACCTATTGTTTTCGTGTCTCTCGTCTGCGGAATGACCTCGATTTCGGATGTGGGACGTATGGGGTTCATTGGTCTGAAAGCAATGACCTTTTATATCGCTACAACGGCAATTGCCATTTCGATAGGTTTGTTTCTTGGGATCGTTTTTGAGCCTGGTGCCAGTATCAATTTGGTTGCTGACCAGACCGTAGAGGTGCGTGAAGCACCTCCTTTCCTGGAAGTCCTTCTTGGCGTTATTCCAACTAACCCTATTGCTGCGGCCGCAGATGGCAACATTCTTCAGATAATTTTCTTCGCAATTATCTTCGGGTTGGCGGTTACTTTGGCAGGCCCAGTGGCAAGGCCGATCCGGGAATTCTTCGAAGCGTTGAATGCAGTTATTCTCAAGCTTGCTGAAGTCGTAATTTCGTTCGCACCTTATGGTGTTTTCGCGCTAATGACGTGGGTGACTGGCACATACGGTTTGGACCTCTTGTTGCCACTTGGAACACTTATTGTGGCTGTATATCTCGGCTGCTTCCTGCATGGTCTGATTGTGTATGGCGGCCTGGTGTCTTTCGTTGCCAAGCTCAGTCCAGTGCGCTTCTTCCAAGGCGTATTCGAACCTATGATAGTTGCGTTTACCAGTACTTCCAGTTCTGGAACGCTGCCCGTTACGATATCAGCTGTTGACAAAAACCTTGGTGTATCGAGATCGGTGTCGAGTTTCACCTTGCCACTTGGTGCGACTATCAACATGGACGGCACAGCACTGTATCAAGGTGTAACAGCCCTGTTTATCGCTCAGGCATACGGAGTAGAGCTTAATGTTACAGATTATCTGACCATTGTGTTGACTGCGACACTCGCTTCGATTGGATCCGCTGGGGTTCCCGGAGGTGGGCTGGTGATGCTTTCTCTTGTCTTAACTTCAGTTGGGCTACCACTCGAAGGAGTAGCGATTATTGCTGGCGTCGACCGAATTCTGGACATGGCACGCACAGCGCTCAACGTGACAGGTGACTGCGCTTGCACATTGCTTGTAGCCAAGTCGGAAGGAGAGGTTGATCTATCAGCGTATGATACGCCCCATGTTCTGAAGGCGGCTAGCGTACGCACCAATTAG
- a CDS encoding threonine synthase: MNVSSATSPQFVQPLTGKTFGLDKAIWCSPDKTPLMVSTLPGITRNDLDSGTRSIWRYAKSLPLKIDRPICLGEGGTPLVSGQFEGANYRFKLEWFSPTGSFKDRGASVLMSYIRHLGITSVVEDSSGNGGAAIAAYGAAAGMNVEILVPAYTQPSKVAQIRAYGANVTLVPGTRQDTEDAAIALSNHVFYASHNWHPMFLQGTKTLGYEIWEDLGFKAPDNIVIPAAAGSNVLGCHLAFEELQAAGEIDRMPRIFVTQPKNCCPLHYALNPDLLEEHAPSFEPTIAEGTAIRQPIRLSEMIEAVSVTGGTTAVLSENEILKAALSLAKQGIYTEPTSAHAAAGASQLLRRGHINPDDETIVILTGSGLKATQFYADHFSKTTTA; this comes from the coding sequence ATGAACGTGTCTTCTGCGACTTCACCCCAATTCGTCCAACCCCTCACTGGCAAAACCTTTGGTCTTGATAAGGCAATATGGTGCTCACCCGATAAGACACCACTCATGGTCTCGACGCTTCCTGGAATTACCCGGAATGACCTTGATTCCGGCACAAGATCAATCTGGAGATACGCGAAATCTTTACCTTTGAAGATCGACCGCCCAATTTGTCTGGGAGAAGGTGGAACACCGCTCGTTTCGGGCCAATTCGAAGGTGCCAATTACAGATTCAAACTCGAGTGGTTCTCGCCGACAGGTTCTTTCAAGGACCGGGGCGCTTCGGTGCTCATGTCCTACATCCGCCACTTAGGCATCACGAGCGTTGTCGAAGACAGTTCCGGCAATGGCGGAGCTGCGATCGCAGCTTATGGCGCGGCTGCAGGCATGAATGTCGAAATTCTGGTTCCTGCATACACCCAACCTTCCAAAGTCGCGCAAATCAGAGCTTATGGGGCTAACGTAACACTCGTGCCGGGAACGCGCCAAGATACGGAAGATGCAGCAATTGCATTGTCCAATCACGTTTTTTATGCAAGCCACAACTGGCATCCAATGTTCCTTCAGGGCACCAAGACACTTGGATATGAGATCTGGGAGGATCTCGGGTTCAAGGCGCCGGACAATATTGTTATTCCAGCTGCCGCCGGGAGCAATGTGCTGGGTTGTCACTTAGCGTTTGAAGAACTGCAAGCTGCGGGTGAAATTGATCGAATGCCGCGAATATTCGTAACCCAACCCAAAAACTGCTGTCCGCTGCATTACGCGCTTAACCCCGACCTCCTTGAGGAGCACGCACCTAGTTTCGAACCAACAATTGCGGAAGGAACCGCAATACGCCAGCCAATCCGGCTCTCCGAGATGATCGAAGCTGTGAGCGTGACTGGTGGGACGACTGCCGTTTTGTCAGAAAATGAGATCCTCAAAGCTGCATTAAGTCTCGCTAAGCAGGGGATATACACCGAGCCCACATCGGCACATGCTGCTGCAGGAGCCTCTCAATTACTTCGCCGGGGTCACATCAACCCTGATGACGAAACCATTGTCATTCTGACCGGTTCGGGGCTGAAGGCTACGCAGTTCTATGCAGATCATTTCTCAAAAACGACTACGGCATGA
- a CDS encoding RidA family protein, with translation METMTTASKPSDMHEPNGILRIETSNAPLPLGHYSQAVECAGLIFLSGILPLSSKSGDKNSFREEVSTVLSHADAILRATGARREDVIKVTVYVTDVGNWEIFDEEFALFMGPHRPARAVVPVPVLHHDCQVELELIAKAQGAA, from the coding sequence ATGGAAACAATGACCACCGCATCCAAGCCGAGTGACATGCATGAACCGAACGGCATACTCAGGATTGAGACGTCAAATGCCCCTCTACCACTGGGACATTATTCGCAGGCGGTCGAGTGTGCCGGATTGATCTTCCTGTCAGGAATCCTCCCACTTTCTTCAAAGAGTGGTGACAAAAATTCATTTCGTGAAGAGGTTTCAACGGTCCTATCCCACGCTGATGCCATTCTTCGTGCCACCGGAGCTCGCCGAGAAGATGTTATCAAGGTGACGGTTTACGTGACCGACGTTGGAAACTGGGAAATTTTCGACGAAGAGTTCGCATTGTTCATGGGGCCACACCGCCCTGCCCGGGCAGTCGTCCCGGTGCCGGTGTTGCACCATGATTGTCAAGTGGAACTCGAGCTAATCGCAAAAGCCCAAGGAGCTGCGTGA
- a CDS encoding helix-turn-helix transcriptional regulator — translation MSKLSEHDLVLREAGKIVEALAETFAPMCEVVLHDLTRPSSSIVMIENNISGRSVGDPATELGIARIADPDFPDKLVNYANTLGDGKPVKSTSIGLKDSEGKYIAAICLNLDTSYLNSMASYLKNLTAVSHIDGVSEKLSSPRMESLEDFVTNFAVSKNKDLKALNSGEKRELLSALKERDLLSLKGSVDVVARLLGSSRSSIYYYVK, via the coding sequence ATGTCAAAATTAAGTGAGCACGACCTTGTTCTGAGGGAAGCAGGAAAAATTGTCGAAGCGCTTGCAGAAACTTTCGCCCCTATGTGCGAAGTTGTGCTTCATGATCTGACGCGACCAAGCAGTTCAATTGTGATGATTGAAAATAATATTTCCGGTCGTTCTGTCGGAGACCCGGCAACCGAACTCGGAATCGCTAGGATTGCAGACCCGGATTTTCCAGACAAACTCGTGAACTATGCAAATACCTTGGGGGATGGAAAGCCGGTCAAAAGTACCTCCATCGGGCTCAAGGACAGCGAAGGAAAATATATAGCGGCGATTTGTCTGAACTTGGACACGTCATACTTGAACTCGATGGCGAGTTATCTGAAGAATTTGACCGCTGTAAGCCACATAGATGGCGTGTCTGAAAAGCTTTCCAGCCCTCGGATGGAAAGCCTCGAAGATTTCGTAACGAATTTTGCCGTGTCTAAGAACAAGGACCTGAAAGCATTGAACTCTGGAGAAAAGAGAGAACTCCTAAGCGCTCTGAAAGAACGCGATCTGCTTTCGCTGAAGGGTTCTGTCGACGTCGTAGCCCGGTTATTGGGAAGTTCGAGAAGCAGCATCTATTATTACGTCAAATAA